A stretch of the Candidatus Methylomirabilota bacterium genome encodes the following:
- a CDS encoding aldolase/citrate lyase family protein — protein MARPNLLRQRLASGRTCIGPIFQEFWSPELFEFCGLAGFDYAILDGEHAGVDPQTARGLVRAAQGVGITALARVPRGEPSLVLRYLDAGVEGLILPHCNTAADAEAFVSACKYPPRGIRGAASSSRAAGYGFSQTAREHLEQADREVLCLGLIEEPRAVEHLPEILKVDGFDGCFIGPGDMALLLGRDYFGGPTMHPAVRALVDRALALTLEAGKLVMLPAATGAEARAWAQRGVRLITLNIGALVRRAIDDYFAAFRG, from the coding sequence GTGGCACGACCGAATCTGCTCCGCCAGAGACTCGCGAGCGGCCGGACCTGCATTGGGCCGATCTTCCAGGAGTTCTGGTCGCCGGAGCTGTTCGAGTTCTGCGGCCTGGCCGGCTTCGATTACGCGATCCTGGACGGGGAGCACGCCGGGGTGGATCCCCAGACGGCTCGCGGCCTGGTCCGGGCCGCTCAGGGCGTGGGGATCACGGCACTGGCCCGCGTGCCGCGCGGGGAGCCCTCCCTGGTCCTGCGATACCTCGACGCGGGCGTCGAGGGGCTCATCCTGCCCCACTGCAACACCGCCGCCGACGCCGAGGCCTTCGTGAGCGCGTGCAAGTACCCGCCACGCGGGATCCGCGGCGCCGCCAGCTCGAGCCGGGCGGCGGGCTACGGCTTTTCCCAGACCGCCCGCGAGCACCTCGAGCAGGCCGACCGCGAGGTGCTCTGCCTGGGGTTGATCGAGGAGCCGCGGGCGGTCGAGCACCTGCCCGAGATCCTGAAGGTCGACGGCTTCGACGGCTGCTTCATCGGTCCGGGGGACATGGCCCTCCTGCTCGGCCGCGACTACTTCGGCGGGCCGACCATGCACCCGGCGGTCCGGGCGCTGGTCGACCGGGCGCTGGCGCTGACCCTGGAGGCGGGCAAGCTCGTCATGCTGCCGGCCGCCACCGGCGCCGAGGCGCGGGCCTGGGCTCAGCGCGGCGTCCGGCTCATCACCCTGAACATCGGCGCCCTCGTCCGCCGGGCGATCGACGACTACTTCGCGGCCTTTCGCGGCTGA
- a CDS encoding DUF2442 domain-containing protein — protein sequence MSTAANIEPRVKAVSVTDDLITFELVDGRSVSVPLAWSWRLSEATPEQRARYEIIGDGQGVHWPDIDEDLSAQGMLTGVPARPSKK from the coding sequence ATGAGCACTGCGGCTAACATCGAACCTCGGGTGAAGGCGGTCTCCGTAACGGATGATCTCATCACGTTCGAGCTGGTCGACGGCCGAAGCGTTAGCGTGCCGCTGGCCTGGTCATGGAGGCTTTCGGAGGCAACCCCCGAGCAGCGGGCGCGCTACGAAATCATAGGCGATGGCCAAGGGGTGCACTGGCCGGACATCGACGAAGACTTGAGCGCGCAGGGCATGCTCACTGGTGTTCCCGCACGCCCGTCTAAGAAGTAG
- a CDS encoding Gfo/Idh/MocA family oxidoreductase, which yields MRVAILGAGRIGRLHARILAGLTGASELLVADIEPSRARETAAATGATAVDGIERAMEQAQALVITAGTDAHARLIRAGAERRLPVFCEKPLTLDLGESLAVRADVERAGIPFQLGFQRRFDPAYRAARELIEAGRLGTIYTIRLAGHDPAPPHEAYIPVSGGLFRDFSIHDFDVLRWLTGSEVEEVYADGGVRGFPVFAKYGDVDTAVATLRMADGTLAVLTVARHDPLGYDVRTEIFGSRDSVAIGLGPRTPIRSLEPGIPPPAGPAWPDFLNRFEGAYRAELAEFLRVARGEAPSPCTARDGVEAFRVAEAATRSLGEHRPVRLAEIAG from the coding sequence CCGGGGCCTCCGAGCTCCTGGTGGCCGACATCGAGCCCTCGCGGGCCCGCGAGACGGCGGCCGCCACCGGGGCGACGGCGGTCGATGGGATCGAGCGGGCCATGGAGCAGGCCCAGGCGCTCGTCATCACGGCGGGCACCGACGCCCATGCCCGGCTGATCCGGGCCGGAGCCGAGCGCCGCCTGCCCGTCTTCTGCGAGAAGCCGCTCACCCTCGACCTGGGGGAGAGCCTCGCCGTCCGGGCCGACGTCGAGCGGGCCGGGATCCCCTTCCAGCTCGGCTTCCAGCGCCGCTTCGACCCGGCTTACCGCGCCGCCCGCGAGCTGATCGAGGCGGGTCGGCTGGGGACCATCTACACGATCCGCCTGGCCGGCCACGATCCGGCCCCGCCGCACGAGGCGTACATCCCGGTCTCGGGCGGTCTCTTCCGTGACTTCTCGATCCACGACTTCGACGTCCTACGCTGGCTCACCGGGAGCGAGGTCGAGGAGGTCTACGCCGACGGCGGCGTGCGGGGGTTTCCCGTGTTCGCGAAGTACGGCGACGTCGACACCGCCGTGGCCACGCTCCGGATGGCGGATGGGACGCTGGCCGTCCTCACCGTCGCCCGCCACGACCCGCTCGGGTACGACGTCCGGACGGAGATCTTCGGGTCGCGCGACAGCGTGGCGATCGGCCTCGGGCCGCGGACGCCGATCCGCTCGCTCGAGCCGGGCATCCCGCCGCCGGCCGGCCCGGCCTGGCCGGACTTCCTGAACCGGTTCGAGGGCGCCTATCGAGCGGAGCTGGCGGAGTTCCTCCGGGTGGCTCGAGGCGAGGCGCCGAGCCCCTGCACCGCCCGGGACGGAGTCGAGGCGTTCCGCGTCGCCGAGGCGGCCACCCGGTCGCTGGGCGAGCATCGGCCCGTCCGCCTCGCCGAGATCGCCGGCTGA
- a CDS encoding DUF4160 domain-containing protein, with protein MPRIKDIPGPYRFFFYSFDCSEPKHVHVRREKMVCKFWLVPIELAANHGFAAQELNTIRRRVHAHVAQIIEAWHEHCG; from the coding sequence GTGCCGCGGATCAAGGACATCCCCGGACCGTACCGGTTCTTCTTCTACAGCTTCGACTGCAGCGAGCCGAAGCATGTCCACGTTCGTCGGGAGAAGATGGTGTGCAAGTTCTGGCTAGTGCCGATCGAGCTTGCCGCCAATCACGGATTCGCGGCGCAGGAATTGAACACCATTCGTCGGCGCGTTCACGCGCACGTGGCGCAGATCATCGAGGCGTGGCATGAGCACTGCGGCTAA
- a CDS encoding cobalamin-independent methionine synthase II family protein produces MTGELFPTTVIGSLPRPAWVRDVILERKSGRLSEAEADRLLDPAIDTAVMLQERAGLDEITDGEWRRESYVKVFAERVAGFRPDLTRSGDLLYPAVVAPLEYHRPIAVPEVRYVRGRTRRRVKATLPSPYIIGRRMWHPEHSWAAYPTRERLMTDCVGILRQEIAALRDAGADTVQLDEPWLATLVDARFRAAEGIRDVQYEMDLCVDLLNQTLDGFDRTGGPATAMHLCHAHFDRQHKTEGPYDLIMPALGRIRVGTLCLEYATPVAGGPESLAGFPAGARLGLGCVDHCDRRVEPAADIVARVEAAMRYVEKDRITLHPDCGFAPSVQNPMDLDEAYLKLKSMCEAARQLRARYA; encoded by the coding sequence ATGACCGGCGAGCTCTTCCCGACGACGGTGATCGGCAGCCTGCCCCGGCCGGCCTGGGTCCGCGACGTCATCCTGGAGCGGAAGAGCGGGCGGCTTTCCGAGGCGGAGGCCGATCGGCTGCTCGACCCGGCCATCGACACGGCCGTGATGCTACAGGAGCGCGCCGGGCTCGACGAGATCACCGACGGCGAGTGGCGACGGGAGAGCTACGTCAAGGTCTTCGCCGAGCGGGTGGCGGGCTTCCGCCCCGATCTCACCCGGAGCGGGGATCTGCTCTATCCGGCGGTGGTGGCGCCGCTCGAGTACCATCGCCCCATCGCCGTCCCCGAGGTCCGCTACGTGCGCGGGCGCACCCGGCGGCGCGTCAAGGCCACGCTGCCTTCGCCCTACATCATCGGGCGGCGCATGTGGCACCCCGAGCACTCCTGGGCGGCCTACCCGACCCGGGAGCGGCTCATGACCGACTGCGTGGGGATCCTCCGCCAGGAGATCGCGGCGCTCCGGGACGCCGGCGCCGACACGGTCCAGCTCGACGAGCCCTGGCTCGCGACGCTGGTCGATGCCCGGTTTCGGGCCGCCGAAGGAATCCGCGACGTCCAGTACGAGATGGACCTGTGCGTCGACCTCCTGAACCAGACGCTCGACGGGTTCGACCGGACGGGCGGTCCGGCGACCGCCATGCACCTCTGCCACGCCCACTTCGACCGCCAGCACAAGACCGAAGGGCCGTACGACCTGATCATGCCGGCCCTGGGCCGGATCCGGGTCGGCACGCTCTGCCTCGAGTACGCCACGCCCGTGGCCGGTGGCCCGGAATCCCTCGCCGGGTTCCCGGCCGGAGCCCGGCTCGGGCTGGGCTGCGTCGACCACTGCGACCGGCGGGTGGAGCCGGCCGCCGACATCGTCGCCCGGGTCGAAGCGGCCATGCGGTACGTGGAGAAGGACCGGATCACGCTCCACCCGGACTGCGGATTCGCGCCCTCGGTCCAGAACCCGATGGACCTGGACGAGGCCTACCTCAAGCTCAAGTCGATGTGCGAGGCGGCCCGGCAGCTCCGCGCCCGCTACGCCTAG